One Rosa chinensis cultivar Old Blush chromosome 5, RchiOBHm-V2, whole genome shotgun sequence genomic region harbors:
- the LOC112165310 gene encoding ankyrin repeat-containing protein At5g02620 isoform X3 gives MDKEHLALQDINGNTALCIAAAAGSVEIVQILINHNDSLLTVRGGQKMAPPYMAAVLGQSQMAWYLYPKSKKMLEKTDLENLFFSCINNGLYDLALQLLDTDTTLAKARTDRPKNKTALHILARRPSVFGTHSPGMWGRLIKSSLPGFKFALKRNLNHVDEALQLVQRLWEEILKDEHDDVMRLIKYPSNLLFDATELGNYEFLAALINSYPELVWETDKKNRTIIHVAVLHRHASIFNLVHEIGSIKDVIVTYEDDQGNNIVHMAAKAAPQNQLNLVSGVALQMQRELVWFEEVKKIVQPQYIEMENKKGKTPQEIFTKEHKTLMHQGEKWMKDTATSCLLVATIIATVVFSAAFSIPGGTDDHTGKPNFLKEKAFLYFTIADGVALFSSSTAMLMFLFILTSRYAENDFLMSLPLKLMVGLTCLFISIASMMMAFSTAFYLSCQYGSRWVPDLTFSFAIVPVALYAFLQYPLVSDMSSSTFCSSLLFQPWKGIIY, from the exons ATGGACAAAGAACACTTGGCACTCCAAGACATAAATGGAAACACTGCACTATGCATTGCTGCCGCGGCAGGATCTGTAGAGATTGTCCAAATTTTGATAAATCATAATGATTCTTTGCTGACAGTTCGAGGAGGTCAAAAAATGGCACCACCGTATATGGCTGCTGTGTTAGGACAGTCACAAATGGCATGGTACCTATACCCTAAAAGTAAAAAGATGTTGGAGAAAACCGACCTCGAAAATTTGTTCTTTTCGTGCATCAACAATGGTTTGTATG ATTTAGCCTTACAGTTGCTGGATACTGATACAACATTAGCCAAGGCACGTACTGATAGGCCGAAAAATAAAACAGCCTTGCATATCTTGGCTCGAAGGCCTTCAGTATTTGGAACCCATAGTCCAGGAATGTGGGGTAGACTCATTAAATCAT CCCTCCCAGGTTTTAAGTTTGCattgaaaagaaatttaaatcaTGTTGATGAAGCACTTCAGCTAGTCCAACGCCTTTGGGAAGAAATTTTGAAAGATGAGCATGATGATGTGATGAGGTTGATCAAATATCCCtcaaatttattatttgatGCAACAGAATTAGGGAATTATGAGTTCCTAGCAGCGCTTATAAACTCATATCCTGAGTTAGTATGGGAAACTGATAAAAAAAATCGAACCATAATCCATGTCGCAGTTCTACATCGTCATGCAAGTATTTTCAATCTAGTGCATGAGATAGGGTCAATCAAGGATGTCATAGTGActtatgaggatgatcagggtaATAATATAGTGCATATGGCTGCAAAAGCAGCACCTCAAAACCAACTGAATCTAGTGTCGGGTGTAGCTCTTCAAATGCAGCGAGAATTAGTATGGTTTGAG GAAGTAAAGAAGATTGTGCAACCTCAATATATAGAGATGGAAAACAAGAAAGGAAAAACACCTCAAGAAATATTTACTAAAGAGCATAAGACGTTAATGCATCAAGGAGAAAAATGGATGAAGGACACTGCAACTTCATGCTTGCTTGTTGCGACTATTATTGCAACTGTTGTGTTTTCAGCTGCTTTTAGTATACCAGGTGGAACAGATGATCATACTGGAAAGCCAaactttttaaaagaaaaagcgTTTTTATACTTTACCATAGCCGACGGAGTGGCACTTTTTTCCTCTTCAACTGCAATGCTGATGTTCTTGTTCATCCTTACCTCACGGTATGCAGAAAATGATTTCCTCATGTCCTTGCCCTTGAAGTTGATGGTTGGACTCACTTGCCTCTTCATCTCCATAGCATCTATGATGATGGCTTTTAGCACTGCCTTCTATTTGTCTTGTCAATATGGATCAAGATGGGTTCCAGATCTTACATTTTCTTTTGCAATTGTCCCTGTTGCTTTATATGCATTTCTGCAATACCCTCTTGTGTCTGATATGTCGTCTTCAACATTTTGTTCAAGTCTTTTATTTCAGCCATGGAAAGGTATAATATATTAG
- the LOC112165310 gene encoding ankyrin repeat-containing protein At5g02620 isoform X1 — protein sequence MSISQEQHVPPAGIQLTTTIDISADLPRPKTPSLHLLEHKNRELYLKICVPLYKYALKGDWEAAEQILEKDWTLLSASISRGWDTVLHIAAGARHIHFVEKLVEIMDKEHLALQDINGNTALCIAAAAGSVEIVQILINHNDSLLTVRGGQKMAPPYMAAVLGQSQMAWYLYPKSKKMLEKTDLENLFFSCINNGLYDLALQLLDTDTTLAKARTDRPKNKTALHILARRPSVFGTHSPGMWGRLIKSSLPGFKFALKRNLNHVDEALQLVQRLWEEILKDEHDDVMRLIKYPSNLLFDATELGNYEFLAALINSYPELVWETDKKNRTIIHVAVLHRHASIFNLVHEIGSIKDVIVTYEDDQGNNIVHMAAKAAPQNQLNLVSGVALQMQRELVWFEEVKKIVQPQYIEMENKKGKTPQEIFTKEHKTLMHQGEKWMKDTATSCLLVATIIATVVFSAAFSIPGGTDDHTGKPNFLKEKAFLYFTIADGVALFSSSTAMLMFLFILTSRYAENDFLMSLPLKLMVGLTCLFISIASMMMAFSTAFYLSCQYGSRWVPDLTFSFAIVPVALYAFLQYPLVSDMSSSTFCSSLLFQPWKGIIY from the exons ATGTctatctcacaagaacaacatGTACCACCTGCTGGGATCCAATTAACCACCACCATCGATATTTCGGCAGATTTACCTAGACCTAAGACACCTTCACTTCATCTACTAGAACACAAAAATA GAGAGCTATACCTTAAGATATGTGTGCCTCTCTATAAGTATGCACTAAAAGGTGACTGGGAAGCTGCTGAACAAATCTTGGAAAAGGATTGGACACTTTTGAGTGCTAGCATATCAAGGGGATGGGACACTGTCCTTCATATTGCAGCAGGAGCAAGACATATTCACTTTGTGGAGAAACTGGTAGAAATTATGGACAAAGAACACTTGGCACTCCAAGACATAAATGGAAACACTGCACTATGCATTGCTGCCGCGGCAGGATCTGTAGAGATTGTCCAAATTTTGATAAATCATAATGATTCTTTGCTGACAGTTCGAGGAGGTCAAAAAATGGCACCACCGTATATGGCTGCTGTGTTAGGACAGTCACAAATGGCATGGTACCTATACCCTAAAAGTAAAAAGATGTTGGAGAAAACCGACCTCGAAAATTTGTTCTTTTCGTGCATCAACAATGGTTTGTATG ATTTAGCCTTACAGTTGCTGGATACTGATACAACATTAGCCAAGGCACGTACTGATAGGCCGAAAAATAAAACAGCCTTGCATATCTTGGCTCGAAGGCCTTCAGTATTTGGAACCCATAGTCCAGGAATGTGGGGTAGACTCATTAAATCAT CCCTCCCAGGTTTTAAGTTTGCattgaaaagaaatttaaatcaTGTTGATGAAGCACTTCAGCTAGTCCAACGCCTTTGGGAAGAAATTTTGAAAGATGAGCATGATGATGTGATGAGGTTGATCAAATATCCCtcaaatttattatttgatGCAACAGAATTAGGGAATTATGAGTTCCTAGCAGCGCTTATAAACTCATATCCTGAGTTAGTATGGGAAACTGATAAAAAAAATCGAACCATAATCCATGTCGCAGTTCTACATCGTCATGCAAGTATTTTCAATCTAGTGCATGAGATAGGGTCAATCAAGGATGTCATAGTGActtatgaggatgatcagggtaATAATATAGTGCATATGGCTGCAAAAGCAGCACCTCAAAACCAACTGAATCTAGTGTCGGGTGTAGCTCTTCAAATGCAGCGAGAATTAGTATGGTTTGAG GAAGTAAAGAAGATTGTGCAACCTCAATATATAGAGATGGAAAACAAGAAAGGAAAAACACCTCAAGAAATATTTACTAAAGAGCATAAGACGTTAATGCATCAAGGAGAAAAATGGATGAAGGACACTGCAACTTCATGCTTGCTTGTTGCGACTATTATTGCAACTGTTGTGTTTTCAGCTGCTTTTAGTATACCAGGTGGAACAGATGATCATACTGGAAAGCCAaactttttaaaagaaaaagcgTTTTTATACTTTACCATAGCCGACGGAGTGGCACTTTTTTCCTCTTCAACTGCAATGCTGATGTTCTTGTTCATCCTTACCTCACGGTATGCAGAAAATGATTTCCTCATGTCCTTGCCCTTGAAGTTGATGGTTGGACTCACTTGCCTCTTCATCTCCATAGCATCTATGATGATGGCTTTTAGCACTGCCTTCTATTTGTCTTGTCAATATGGATCAAGATGGGTTCCAGATCTTACATTTTCTTTTGCAATTGTCCCTGTTGCTTTATATGCATTTCTGCAATACCCTCTTGTGTCTGATATGTCGTCTTCAACATTTTGTTCAAGTCTTTTATTTCAGCCATGGAAAGGTATAATATATTAG
- the LOC112165310 gene encoding ankyrin repeat-containing protein At5g02620 isoform X2, whose product MSISQEQHVPPAGIQLTTTIDISADLPRPKTPSLHLLEHKNRELYLKICVPLYKYALKGDWEAAEQILEKDWTLLSASISRGWDTVLHIAAGARHIHFVEKLVEIMDKEHLALQDINGNTALCIAAAAGSVEIVQILINHNDSLLTVRGGQKMAPPYMAAVLGQSQMAWYLYPKSKKMLEKTDLENLFFSCINNGLYDLALQLLDTDTTLAKARTDRPKNKTALHILARRPSVFGTHSPGMWGRLIKSCFKFALKRNLNHVDEALQLVQRLWEEILKDEHDDVMRLIKYPSNLLFDATELGNYEFLAALINSYPELVWETDKKNRTIIHVAVLHRHASIFNLVHEIGSIKDVIVTYEDDQGNNIVHMAAKAAPQNQLNLVSGVALQMQRELVWFEEVKKIVQPQYIEMENKKGKTPQEIFTKEHKTLMHQGEKWMKDTATSCLLVATIIATVVFSAAFSIPGGTDDHTGKPNFLKEKAFLYFTIADGVALFSSSTAMLMFLFILTSRYAENDFLMSLPLKLMVGLTCLFISIASMMMAFSTAFYLSCQYGSRWVPDLTFSFAIVPVALYAFLQYPLVSDMSSSTFCSSLLFQPWKGIIY is encoded by the exons ATGTctatctcacaagaacaacatGTACCACCTGCTGGGATCCAATTAACCACCACCATCGATATTTCGGCAGATTTACCTAGACCTAAGACACCTTCACTTCATCTACTAGAACACAAAAATA GAGAGCTATACCTTAAGATATGTGTGCCTCTCTATAAGTATGCACTAAAAGGTGACTGGGAAGCTGCTGAACAAATCTTGGAAAAGGATTGGACACTTTTGAGTGCTAGCATATCAAGGGGATGGGACACTGTCCTTCATATTGCAGCAGGAGCAAGACATATTCACTTTGTGGAGAAACTGGTAGAAATTATGGACAAAGAACACTTGGCACTCCAAGACATAAATGGAAACACTGCACTATGCATTGCTGCCGCGGCAGGATCTGTAGAGATTGTCCAAATTTTGATAAATCATAATGATTCTTTGCTGACAGTTCGAGGAGGTCAAAAAATGGCACCACCGTATATGGCTGCTGTGTTAGGACAGTCACAAATGGCATGGTACCTATACCCTAAAAGTAAAAAGATGTTGGAGAAAACCGACCTCGAAAATTTGTTCTTTTCGTGCATCAACAATGGTTTGTATG ATTTAGCCTTACAGTTGCTGGATACTGATACAACATTAGCCAAGGCACGTACTGATAGGCCGAAAAATAAAACAGCCTTGCATATCTTGGCTCGAAGGCCTTCAGTATTTGGAACCCATAGTCCAGGAATGTGGGGTAGACTCATTAAATCAT GTTTTAAGTTTGCattgaaaagaaatttaaatcaTGTTGATGAAGCACTTCAGCTAGTCCAACGCCTTTGGGAAGAAATTTTGAAAGATGAGCATGATGATGTGATGAGGTTGATCAAATATCCCtcaaatttattatttgatGCAACAGAATTAGGGAATTATGAGTTCCTAGCAGCGCTTATAAACTCATATCCTGAGTTAGTATGGGAAACTGATAAAAAAAATCGAACCATAATCCATGTCGCAGTTCTACATCGTCATGCAAGTATTTTCAATCTAGTGCATGAGATAGGGTCAATCAAGGATGTCATAGTGActtatgaggatgatcagggtaATAATATAGTGCATATGGCTGCAAAAGCAGCACCTCAAAACCAACTGAATCTAGTGTCGGGTGTAGCTCTTCAAATGCAGCGAGAATTAGTATGGTTTGAG GAAGTAAAGAAGATTGTGCAACCTCAATATATAGAGATGGAAAACAAGAAAGGAAAAACACCTCAAGAAATATTTACTAAAGAGCATAAGACGTTAATGCATCAAGGAGAAAAATGGATGAAGGACACTGCAACTTCATGCTTGCTTGTTGCGACTATTATTGCAACTGTTGTGTTTTCAGCTGCTTTTAGTATACCAGGTGGAACAGATGATCATACTGGAAAGCCAaactttttaaaagaaaaagcgTTTTTATACTTTACCATAGCCGACGGAGTGGCACTTTTTTCCTCTTCAACTGCAATGCTGATGTTCTTGTTCATCCTTACCTCACGGTATGCAGAAAATGATTTCCTCATGTCCTTGCCCTTGAAGTTGATGGTTGGACTCACTTGCCTCTTCATCTCCATAGCATCTATGATGATGGCTTTTAGCACTGCCTTCTATTTGTCTTGTCAATATGGATCAAGATGGGTTCCAGATCTTACATTTTCTTTTGCAATTGTCCCTGTTGCTTTATATGCATTTCTGCAATACCCTCTTGTGTCTGATATGTCGTCTTCAACATTTTGTTCAAGTCTTTTATTTCAGCCATGGAAAGGTATAATATATTAG